From Aegilops tauschii subsp. strangulata cultivar AL8/78 chromosome 5, Aet v6.0, whole genome shotgun sequence:
CGACTAGTTCTTCAGCGTGAAAATCTTGATTCTAACATTTGGTTGTTTAATCAGGTGATGATGATGTTTCAACGCCATTCCCTTTCTGAAGGCCTTGTTGTTGAAGAACTTTGTTGTTCTTGCGATGTCAAGAGATGGTTGGTGCAGATATGGTCGTTGTGGTAGTTTGCTTCATTTTGAGTCAATAAAATTCACCCTTTATCGACAAAAAGACCATATTTGTTGCATTTTTCTTTTCCTGAGGCCTTTGGATTTTCTTTCATATCTCTCAAGTAGCGCCTCCTATGTACTTTGAAAAGCAATGCAGATCAAACAATGATGAAATCAATTAAACTTCCAAAGGAGATATGGTAAGACATGCTCAGAGTATTTGCAGAAAATATGCTTCTCATAGAAACAGAGAAGACAAACATTCCGGCACAAAATTAGTAATTAGTAGCAAACAGACATACATATAGTGCAAGATCAAATATGGCATCAATAAATAAGAGTAAATCCGGTGCAAGATCAAATAACACAGCTAAAGTTCAAATATGAAGCAGAGTGCTTTCCATTCGCACATTGGTCGTTGtgtattttcttttcttattAATTCTTTGATGAAATTATTGCCAGTTGTTGAgtttgttaattcaaagccgggGTCGGCTCGAGCCTATTCTCTGAAATGTTCGCGCATTTGACCAATTCACCTTCGTGATGACCTGCAAGTGCACAAGGTTATTGTAGCACTTTCATGATAAGTAAGTATCGAACCCACGGGGAGCGGAAAGGAAGGCACCACAAACCCCACAACTATGTTATCACTTAACACACTCACATACGCACCCAGGCCGGAGTTTGGAAATAGTCTACTCTATCAGTTGCTAGAAAAACAGAATAAAAGGCGTTTACTATAGTATGAACTAGAAGGTAAAAAAGGAACAAAAAGAGATTAAGTTAGTAGAGACGGTACCTGAGCAGTAAAGTGTTCTCTAGGATTTCGAAGTCATCACTACAAATATGACCTGCGCAATAAGTTCGGAGCAAACACTCTCTATGGTATCCTCTATCCATCCTTCATATGCATAAGTGGTCGGTTCTGGTACAGAGCATGTTCTACTTTAACATAGACTTCATGCACATATGCCACCAACCGTAGCTTCCCCAAGCATGTTATCACATACGGTCAATTAAAGGTTTCCCCGTGGACGCACTCAGATGTGGATCATCTCATCTCCCGAGCGATTGGTACAACGTATGTGTCGTCGGAAGATCCCAACATCCACGTGCGTACGTGCAGATAAATGGGCATCACATAATATTTACATGGCCGATTTATTTGCTCTCCGGCCGACTGCTGCTGAGCCATGCATGTCTCGGCTTCAATACAACACGCGACTCGTGCGACGACACAAGGCCCTTCTATACGTATCTCCTGTGCGCGTGTCGCCTGCAGATCACCCCCATCCACATGCCATCTTCTATTCCTTCAAAAAAATAAACATGCCATCTTCTACCTCTACCTGTTCTTCCCACCgtcgtccgcccgcgccggcgcaGGCGCCTATCGCATCCCGATCGTCGTGGGCATGCGCCAGCCCACGCTCAAGGCAGACCTTTAAATAAAAAGTACAGTCATACAAATAGATATTACATATTCTTAATAAAATGATACAAATCTGAACCCACACAATTCTAATAGAGTTGAGTAAAAAAATACTCTCTCTATAAacaaatataagacgtttttacATTTGTTTACAAAGGTAGTACTCTGTAAACGCTAAAGGTGGTACATTAATAGAAGAATGCACATTTTTGTGGATCCATTTATTTGTTTTCTGCAAACCCATGTACATTCAACTAGTAACACAACCAAAGTTCGAATACGAAACGAGTGATTTACCTTTGCAAGTTCGACCAAGTCACCTTCACTGAGATAGAGGCAAGCTCAAGCATGATTTGCTGATAGTCGTGCCCATGCTTTTTTGCTTTGAAGGAACAATGGTGATCAAGATCATTTTTACAACTATTCCGGCCTAGCTTGAACTTCAAATACATCAAAGTATCCTTCTTTACAGCAATCACATATCTTCTTAAACCACATGACTCAACAACACTGCCACGAAAGAGTTGAATCTCATGTAAACCATTCATAAGGAAAACACACGAACTGAGAGATAAATCAAATCCACACTGCACTTTCGATATGACAACATCTATTGTGGCCTCAAATGCCCAACGAACGAGGGCTAAAGTGATGTCAACCGCACCACAATCGCCATTAATCTGATGCGTGAATGGATACTCAGGTGTGACTAGATCATGGTACTCCATTGCACCATCAATTAGTTGTAGATCATCTTCTTGCTTTCCTTTCTTGATCCTCATGTCAAACTCAACTAGAGCAGGGGCTACCATTGTGATGCCTCTCTTAGGGTCAGTCATCTCAATAAGAGAACCCTGTAAACCTATTATTATTTAGTAGCTCCTCATGGAAAGTAAGAAATATGTGAAGCATATGCTCTACTTTGTGTCAACTGACAAAGATCTCAAATAAATGACAGCATAAAATCAAAAACCTCCAAAATAAAATTATTTGAGATATTTTACCAACAAACATAATTTGATTGCATATAAAACATAACTTCGATAAATCACGCAAAGATAACTAACCACAAACTTTCCTAACATATGCAAAGGAAAAAACACATCATTGTATAAGATCCTCAAAGCACATCATTTGCATAAACGAATGCATATAGTGATACTCCCTCCGCTCCTTTTTAGTTTGCATA
This genomic window contains:
- the LOC109735202 gene encoding uncharacterized protein, which encodes MTDPKRGITMVAPALVEFDMRIKKGKQEDDLQLIDGAMEYHDLVTPEYPFTHQINGDCGAVDITLALVRWAFEATIDVVISKVQCGFDLSLSSCVFLMNGLHEIQLFRGSVVESCGLRRYVIAVKKDTLMYLKFKLGRNSCKNDLDHHCSFKAKKHGHDYQQIMLELASISVKVTWSNLQR